The nucleotide window TATCCATGCCCATCGCCTGAGGCCTCTGTTCAAAAATAGCTTCTGGGTGAACCTGATTGGCAAGGGCTACCCCGCACCAAGTCGCAATTTCCGCTGGTGTACAGAACGGCTGAAGATAGAACCGGTAAACCGCTTTATTTCCGATTATGTTGATAGATGGGGAGAGGCAACCGTAGTGCTTGGTGCCCGCCGTGACGAGAGCGCTTCCCGTAGTCAGGTGTTGAGCAGTAAGGTGAGGGACCACATGGGGCTTTCCAAGCATCCGACTCTGCCAGCTGCCTTCGTATTTACCCCTATTGAGGAAATGACGACTGATGATGTCTGGATGTATCTACTGAGCCATAAATGTCAGTGGGGTGGCAATAACCGTGACCTTGCCGCTATGTATCAGAACGCCAGCGGTGGTGAGTGTCCAATGGTGGTCGATAAATCAACTCCGTCTTGCGGTAGTAGCCGTTTTGGCTGCTGGACCTGTACACTGGTTCAGCAGGACACCACCATGGAAAACCTGATCGATAATGGTGAAGAGTGGATGACGCCTTTGCTTGAGTTTCGGGATTTTCTGAGCGATACCCAAGACCCGGAGAAGAAGCATATCTACCGCAGTCACAAAAGACGTGACGGCAAAATTACTTACGTGCGAGATGGATCACGTATTGCCTATGGTCCGTATAAACTGGAGTGGCGCAAGGAGTTTCTAAATAAACTTCTACAGATTCAGAATGACATCCGCAAGAATGGCCCCGATCCTGCCGTCAGTCTGATTTCCTTTGAAGAACTGGAATATATTCGTGATTACTGGCGGGAAGAGGAGTGGGCTGATTCTGTCCCGGACATTTATCGGCAGGTCATCGGTGATGATCATATTTGGTTACATGAGGATGGCGTGAAATTTTCAGAGGAAGATTTCCGACTTCTTAAGCAACTCTGTGAAGAGGAAGGTATCAACACTGGATTGCCGACAAAGTTGATTGATCAGGAACGCCGAATGCAGAGCATGAGCCGTCGAGCGGGTATTTTGCAGAAAATTGACCGTATTTTCAATGAGGACTGGGACACAGAGGAAGAAATCCTGGAGTCACTTGGGTCGCAAAATGATATTTAATAAACTGGCAGTGACAAATCTCGGTAATTTTTCCGGTACGCATGTGTTACGGCTTCGTGCGAGTGATCCCCAAAGCAGTAAACCTATCGTCCTTTTTGGTGGCCTGAACGGTGCGGGTAAAACCACTATTTTTGATGCCATCAAGCTCAGTTTGTATGGTTCAGAAATGTTTGGTGCCATTAGCACTGCCAAGTATCACGAATACCTGAAACAGAAAATCCACTGTTCCAAGGTTACGGTGGTTCAGCCAAACAACGCCTCGATTGCCGTGGAGTTTGAGTATGCACATCTCGGAGCGGTTCATACCTATCTGGTGGAACGGATGTGGGAAGTCGCGGGCAAGAAAGTGCATGAAACCTTGACCATTGAAAAGAATGGTAATCCGTTGGATGACATTGAAAGAGATGGATGGCAGGACTTCATCAAGGAGATCATCCCACTGGGATTGTCGCAACTATTCTTTTTTGACGGTGAAAAAATTCAAAAGATGATGTCCGACGATAGTAGTGAAGAACTGAAGAGGTCAATCCTGTCCTTGCTGGGACTAGATCTAGTCGAACGATTGCAAGCGGATTTAAAGATCTATCGGAGTAAGTTTCTTAAAGAACTTTCTACGGAAAACTTCACCAGGGATATTACAGCACTGGAAGCACAATTAGAAGAGACCGAAACGCAAATCAACATCGTGATGGATGACAAAGCCTCATTGGAAAACTCAATTCAACATTTGAATAGTCGAATCACGGATTACAGGAATAAAATGGCGGCACAGGGCGAAGGATATTATCGCAACCGAGTCAGTCTTGAAGAGAAGCAAGGTAGTCTTGAGAGTGATATTGATTCGCTCAAGGACAAATTACGAGAGCTGGCAGCCGGCTTGCTGCCGTTGGCGATAGTGTCAACGTATGCCATGAAACTGAAGAAGCAGATTGAGAATGAAAGCAAGTATAAGGCAAATACGTTGCTGTCTGAAAACCTTAAGAAAAAACATGATGAAATGCTTTCGATCATCAGCTCGTCGGGCTTCTTGAAAATTGATGGTCTTGATTCACGCACTCTCCGAAAGATTAAGTCCCAACTTAAAACTGAAATTGAAATACTTTTTTCGGTTGAAACCAAGCAGGAAAAACAATCGGAGATTTTTGGATTTTCACAGAAACAGGCATTGGAAATTCTGGGGTTGATTGAAAGAGCTGTCAACGTGATCCCATCTGAAATGGCTGTCTTGACTGATATGTATGAAGTCAAATTTCGAGAATTGCGAGATACTATTGCCCAACTTGCCAAGGTGCCGGATGAAGAGTTCATTAAACCAATGTATGAAACGCTGGACGGTCTGAATATTGAGCTTGGTGGGATTACCGAGAAGCAAGCCACTCTGGACGTACAGTTGGCGGAACTGACCAGTACCCGTAGTGAACTGGTCCGCAAGATTGAACAGATAAACCATAAAATTGCGGCTTCCAACGAGCAGGATGAAAAGCTGCAATCTGTGCTGAAGGTGGAGAAAGTGTTGGCAAAGTATCATCTGCACCTCGCCAAACAAAAAATCAACAGCTTGCAAGAGGAGTTCACAAAAATTTTCAAGGTGGTTCATCGCAAGGACGATATGATTGCCCGGGTCGAAATTGATCCTGAAACCTTCTCTGTCACTTTGTATGACCGCAGGGAAAGGCTTATCAACAAGAGCAGTTTGTCATCCGGCGAATTGGAAATTTATGCCATGTCCATGCTGTGGGCCTTGGCAAAAACCTCCGGGCAAAAGCTGCCATTCATCGTAGATACACCCTTGGCGCGTCTGGATTCAAAGCACCGGGATAATCTTATCGAACTGTTTTTCCCGAAGGCATCGCATCAGATGATGATTTTTTCCACCAACACTGAAGTCGATCAACAATACTTCAACCGGCTCCGCCCACACGTAGCTAATGCATATAATCTTGAATATTGCGAAGAAAGCAAATCGACTGTGGTAAAGGAAGGCTACTTTTGGAACTGAGCGGACTAAATTTCAAGCGCATCAAGCTTTCGCAGGAATCAACCAAGAAACTGCAATTGTTTAAGAGCCGCACCGGCCTGACGCCGAACGTCGCCTGTCGTCTTGCCTTGGGTATTTCCATTGCCGAAAATGGCATACCGGCGCTGGAACTGTTTACTGAGGAATCTGGGCAGGAGATCAATCGCTACACCTTATTGGGTGAGCATGAACTGGTACTTACATCACTGTTCCTGCAATGGTGCCATGAAAAGCACATCAAGGCTAAGGATAGAGATGATTATTTCCTCGCCCATATCAATCGCGGTGTTGAGTTGCTTGTGAATCGCGTCCGGGGGCTGGAAAATTTGGCGCAGTTGATAAAGGCAAACTGAGCAATGGAAGAACCGATCTATCTCGACCATAACGCCACAACACCAGTTGACAGGCGGGTGTTGGAGAAAATGTTGCCGTATTTCTGCGAGGTCTACGGCAATGCTGCCAGTATCGATCATATCCACGGGAATAAGGCGAAACAGGCTGTTGATGAGGCACGGCAAACCATCGCAAAGCTTCTTGGCTGCCGTAAGGAGAGTGAGATTGTCTTTACCAGTGGTGCGACTGAAGCAAACAATCTGGCCTTGATCGGGGCGTTTCGCAAGTTTCGGGATAAAGGCCGTCACATCATCTCATCCATAATTGAGCATCCTGCTGTGCTGGATACCCTGAACTATCTGAAATGTGAGGGTGCCGAGATAACGCTCGTGCCGGTGGACGCTTGTGGAGTTATTGATCTTGAAGCATTGGAAGCGGCCATTACCAAGGAAACCATCTTAATCTCGGTAATGTTTGCCAATAATGAAATCGGCACAATCCAGCCGATCAAAGAGATCGGCGCATTGGCTAAATCAAAAAGCATTCTCTTTCATACTGACGCCGCTCAGGCAGCTGGCCACGAGAAGATCAACGTCTATGATATGGACATTGACTTGTTGTCTTTTAGTGCTCACAAGTTCTGCGGTCCAAAAGGCATTGGCGGGCTTTTTGTCCGCTCTTATTCACCGTTGATCAAGCTAAGCCCAATTTCCTTCGGTGGCGGCCACGAAAAGGGGATGCGTTCGGGAACGCTGAATGTGCCGGGAATTGTCGGAATGGCGGAAGCCCTGTCCTTAGCGAATAAAGAGATGAAAGCTGAAAATAATCGGCTGATGGAGGTAGCGAGCCTGATTTGCCAACGAATTCAGCAAACATTTCCGGACATCAAGCTCAACGGGCATCCTCAGAAGAGGCTTTCCCATAATCTGAATCTTACCATCCCCGGTGTTGAGGCAAAGGCCCTAATCCATCTGCTGAAAAACAAACTCTCATTTTCAGCTGGCTCAGCCTGTTCCACAGTCAAGGTCGAACCCTCACATGTTCTGAAATCAATTGGTATCACCGATGAAGAAGCTTTTCAGACAATCAGGCTTGGACTCGGGCAATCCACTCTCGATGCCCAACGAATTGCGGATGCTCTCATCCAGGGTATTCTCCGAATAAAGGGATAATTTGGAATTTGTAGGGGAAACCTTTATGCCATTAAACTCTGATCGAGATCCCGCTTCAGAGCTTCTTAGCCCCGACGAGGCCGCCCATTTTCTCGGGGTCACTCCAGAGTTGTTATTTGCCTACGCTGTTTACCCACCCAAAAAAGCCGCTGGAGACGATTTTACCCTAAAATATACAAGTGAAGGTGGATGCGAAGGGTTTCTCCGCGCAGACCTTGAAACCTTCGACGAATACTTACGACAGCCGTGGTCAGAGCTTGGCACACCCCGCCCCTCACTTCCTTCATACATTGGTGATTACCTGAAGGTAGAGTGCGGCGGCAAATGCGCGAGGTGTGGGAGGGGCTACAAGCTTGAGAATGCTCACATAGTACCATACGCTGAGTCCCGTTCACACCACCACCACAATCTGATCCGTTTATGCGTTGAGTGTCATGAAAAGTTTGAGACCAAACGACTGATTCCATACTCTGAACTGAATGAACTCAAACTGCGGCTAATCGCCGAAATACGTGACCGTTTACTTCCACGTTTGAATACAACGCAAAGTGTAGTAGGTCGTATGCCTAATCCCGCATCGCAATTTATTGGCCGCCAACATGATCTGGGGGAGTTGGTTGAAACGCTCAGGCAGAAAAGGTCAGTAAGTATTGAGGGGCCTGGAGGAATTGGCAAGACTCAGATTTTGCTTAATGCTCTTAAGCTCAGTTCTGATCCACGTCCTGTTCTTTGGATGAATATTGAAGCTTACAGGACCGTGAACGATCTCAAACGTGCCTTGTTGTCAGCGCTTTCAAAGCCAGGCAGTCCTGCTGACTCTTGCTCGATTGTAGACATGTTAGCTGATAAAGAAGTTCGTCTCGTTTTTGATGGAGTCGAGCAAATGTCTCCTGCTGACATGGACGATATAGAGGATTTCTTCGGAACTCTCTTGACAATGACAACTACACCGCAGTTCATTTTCACGTCTCAGGTCGAATTGATCAACCTGGATCTTGAAAAACGTCTCCAGCTTGATCCTATTAGCAAAGAGTCCAGTTTACTAATTCTTGAATCTGCGCTTGTACCAGAATTGAGAAACTTTGACTGTGAGACAGAAGTACTGTGTTCACTGGTTGAGTTTTGTCAGGGGCATCCTCTTACGCTACAAATTACGGCAGGCCTCCTGAGGTACTTTAAGTCTGCATCAACAGTGATGGAGAAGATTCAAAGAAGCGGAAGTGTTGCGATCCAAAATCCTACACGCCGGCGGCAGAATACCCATACGTCTCTTCACGCTTGTTTGTCCGTGTCTTACCAAACTCTCACTTTTGAACAACGTAAAGTGCTCTGGATGGCAGCTCAGTGTCCGGCTGGTTTTCTTGTTGATATGCTGGCTGAAGCAATTGAATTCGGATTCGTTGATTATATGGCGGATGTTGCAGCCCTTCGTCGTTGGCATCTTGTAGATGTTAATAATACCATGCCATTTGGAACTCGACTCTATGTTCTTTCGCCAATTCGGGCGTTTGTCAATTCTGAGTTTCATGAAAATTCTTCTCATGATATTGAGGAACTTGAGTGTCTGCTTGTAATGGACATGACCGCGCAGGCGAGATTTCTTGATAGCAATTTCATGCAGGTCGGCGATGTGGCGTTGGGACTTCAATTGTTTAGCATCGAGTTACCTAATTTCTTGAATGGCTTGCAAATATCGCTGGATCGTGCGAGTGAGAAATCCCTTAAACTTGCCGCCAGCATGGCAGGATGCCTAATGGTATATTGCTTTGTCAACGGTTTCGTACAGCTTGGTATTGAGATATTGCAGATGGGGGCCGACGCAGCTGCGCGGATAGGGAATAAACATCAAGCAAGTGAGCTCTTAGTCCGCTTACTTGCCCTTGCCGAACGCTCCGCAAATACCGAAATAGCCAGTTCTACGGTTTCGGAGCTTATCAGTTTAGCAGATGACTCGTCAGACCCAGTTTTAATCGCCAATGCCGCGAATGGCCGCGGTGTGCTTGCTCAAATGAACAAACAAACTGATGTTGCATCTGAAGCCTTCGCAGTCGCTGCGGTTGAATATGAAAAAATTGCTCAGATGACAGCTAATAAGTTTGGTCAAACAAATGAGAATGAATATCAGGGCAATTTCAATTGGGCCAAACATATGTTGGCGATGACCCTAAAACAACAAGGTACACTGCATGAACACGCCAGACGACCAGTTGATGCCTTACAATATTATGAGCGGGCAATTGCTCTTGTGGAGGAGGGAAGTGATCAGATTAATATCGGGTCTCTCCTGCACCATATGGGGAATTGCGCCGCTGAGATGAATCAGAAGCAAAAGGCATTTGAATATTATTTGGCTGCTGCAAATAAGTTCCAAACCATCCAATTTGAAGAGTATCTGAGTAATAGCCTTGCCGAGCTAGGATATCTACTTGTGGGATGGGAGCCGCCATCGCCGTTCGACTCTCTTCTTACAGAGGAGTTAATGGCGGATGGACTTCTTGATGTAGCACGGCAGGTGGAGCGGGCGTTTTTGCCTTTATCATCTGAACTTAGCGGTCAATGTTCTCAAACTCTGCGTAAAGTATTTGGCATATTTATACTTGCGAGCTTTTCGTCGAAAAACCGTCTCCTGGCAGACTGGGCTTTTCACCTGAGAGAGGAAGTAATACTTTCGTTCGTGGAGCAAGAAGGCTGGGGTGAGCGAAGCATGGGT belongs to Geobacter sp. SVR and includes:
- a CDS encoding cysteine desulfurase family protein — translated: MEEPIYLDHNATTPVDRRVLEKMLPYFCEVYGNAASIDHIHGNKAKQAVDEARQTIAKLLGCRKESEIVFTSGATEANNLALIGAFRKFRDKGRHIISSIIEHPAVLDTLNYLKCEGAEITLVPVDACGVIDLEALEAAITKETILISVMFANNEIGTIQPIKEIGALAKSKSILFHTDAAQAAGHEKINVYDMDIDLLSFSAHKFCGPKGIGGLFVRSYSPLIKLSPISFGGGHEKGMRSGTLNVPGIVGMAEALSLANKEMKAENNRLMEVASLICQRIQQTFPDIKLNGHPQKRLSHNLNLTIPGVEAKALIHLLKNKLSFSAGSACSTVKVEPSHVLKSIGITDEEAFQTIRLGLGQSTLDAQRIADALIQGILRIKG
- the dndC gene encoding DNA phosphorothioation system sulfurtransferase DndC, which codes for MDKITEIKEHIKKVYLAYNRPFVVGYSGGKDSTVVMQLVWDAIEEIPHDQLKQDVHVISTDTLVETPYIIDYVAKTLEQINVAARASNLPIHAHRLRPLFKNSFWVNLIGKGYPAPSRNFRWCTERLKIEPVNRFISDYVDRWGEATVVLGARRDESASRSQVLSSKVRDHMGLSKHPTLPAAFVFTPIEEMTTDDVWMYLLSHKCQWGGNNRDLAAMYQNASGGECPMVVDKSTPSCGSSRFGCWTCTLVQQDTTMENLIDNGEEWMTPLLEFRDFLSDTQDPEKKHIYRSHKRRDGKITYVRDGSRIAYGPYKLEWRKEFLNKLLQIQNDIRKNGPDPAVSLISFEELEYIRDYWREEEWADSVPDIYRQVIGDDHIWLHEDGVKFSEEDFRLLKQLCEEEGINTGLPTKLIDQERRMQSMSRRAGILQKIDRIFNEDWDTEEEILESLGSQNDI
- the dndE gene encoding DNA sulfur modification protein DndE, producing the protein MELSGLNFKRIKLSQESTKKLQLFKSRTGLTPNVACRLALGISIAENGIPALELFTEESGQEINRYTLLGEHELVLTSLFLQWCHEKHIKAKDRDDYFLAHINRGVELLVNRVRGLENLAQLIKAN
- the dndD gene encoding DNA sulfur modification protein DndD; translated protein: MGRKMIFNKLAVTNLGNFSGTHVLRLRASDPQSSKPIVLFGGLNGAGKTTIFDAIKLSLYGSEMFGAISTAKYHEYLKQKIHCSKVTVVQPNNASIAVEFEYAHLGAVHTYLVERMWEVAGKKVHETLTIEKNGNPLDDIERDGWQDFIKEIIPLGLSQLFFFDGEKIQKMMSDDSSEELKRSILSLLGLDLVERLQADLKIYRSKFLKELSTENFTRDITALEAQLEETETQINIVMDDKASLENSIQHLNSRITDYRNKMAAQGEGYYRNRVSLEEKQGSLESDIDSLKDKLRELAAGLLPLAIVSTYAMKLKKQIENESKYKANTLLSENLKKKHDEMLSIISSSGFLKIDGLDSRTLRKIKSQLKTEIEILFSVETKQEKQSEIFGFSQKQALEILGLIERAVNVIPSEMAVLTDMYEVKFRELRDTIAQLAKVPDEEFIKPMYETLDGLNIELGGITEKQATLDVQLAELTSTRSELVRKIEQINHKIAASNEQDEKLQSVLKVEKVLAKYHLHLAKQKINSLQEEFTKIFKVVHRKDDMIARVEIDPETFSVTLYDRRERLINKSSLSSGELEIYAMSMLWALAKTSGQKLPFIVDTPLARLDSKHRDNLIELFFPKASHQMMIFSTNTEVDQQYFNRLRPHVANAYNLEYCEESKSTVVKEGYFWN
- a CDS encoding NB-ARC domain-containing protein produces the protein MPLNSDRDPASELLSPDEAAHFLGVTPELLFAYAVYPPKKAAGDDFTLKYTSEGGCEGFLRADLETFDEYLRQPWSELGTPRPSLPSYIGDYLKVECGGKCARCGRGYKLENAHIVPYAESRSHHHHNLIRLCVECHEKFETKRLIPYSELNELKLRLIAEIRDRLLPRLNTTQSVVGRMPNPASQFIGRQHDLGELVETLRQKRSVSIEGPGGIGKTQILLNALKLSSDPRPVLWMNIEAYRTVNDLKRALLSALSKPGSPADSCSIVDMLADKEVRLVFDGVEQMSPADMDDIEDFFGTLLTMTTTPQFIFTSQVELINLDLEKRLQLDPISKESSLLILESALVPELRNFDCETEVLCSLVEFCQGHPLTLQITAGLLRYFKSASTVMEKIQRSGSVAIQNPTRRRQNTHTSLHACLSVSYQTLTFEQRKVLWMAAQCPAGFLVDMLAEAIEFGFVDYMADVAALRRWHLVDVNNTMPFGTRLYVLSPIRAFVNSEFHENSSHDIEELECLLVMDMTAQARFLDSNFMQVGDVALGLQLFSIELPNFLNGLQISLDRASEKSLKLAASMAGCLMVYCFVNGFVQLGIEILQMGADAAARIGNKHQASELLVRLLALAERSANTEIASSTVSELISLADDSSDPVLIANAANGRGVLAQMNKQTDVASEAFAVAAVEYEKIAQMTANKFGQTNENEYQGNFNWAKHMLAMTLKQQGTLHEHARRPVDALQYYERAIALVEEGSDQINIGSLLHHMGNCAAEMNQKQKAFEYYLAAANKFQTIQFEEYLSNSLAELGYLLVGWEPPSPFDSLLTEELMADGLLDVARQVERAFLPLSSELSGQCSQTLRKVFGIFILASFSSKNRLLADWAFHLREEVILSFVEQEGWGERSMGDKIWIMYLDLTLALAGSVSAVEQPDGIGTPSSLSEIEHYARLCYKYFDFGWEIFHPFEWLTIYLCRHRGLSAIQPDTLLSAAEAAETLGHDFSIFP